The following nucleotide sequence is from Phycisphaera sp..
GGGTCGGGATCGCTGCCGGGCCGGAAGGCACGCTCGTGCGTCACGATCGAGCCTGTCTGCGGCGGGTGGATGACGGTCTTGGGAGCCATCACTCGTACCTCGGCATCGTCGGCCAACTCGGCTGCCCGGCGCCTCGCACGCTCGGACAGGTCGCCCTCAGCCTTGGCCTGCATGCGCCAGGCGATCTTTCGGATCAGATAGTGCCGATGCCGCGTGCGGCTCCGATAGCCGTGCAACTCCACGAATCGATCGAGTAGGTCGCCCG
It contains:
- a CDS encoding DUF2924 domain-containing protein, with translation MATALDEQLASLDAMTTGDLLDRFVELHGYRSRTRHRHYLIRKIAWRMQAKAEGDLSERARRRAAELADDAEVRVMAPKTVIHPPQTGSIVTHERAFRPGSDPDPRIPEPGSVIVREYKSRTIRVLVLPEGQGFEYDGDRFRTLTAVAKHVTGSHINGFRFFRLGGKP